A section of the Brevundimonas sp. AJA228-03 genome encodes:
- a CDS encoding IS5 family transposase (programmed frameshift) produces the protein MRKLYWLDDEAWARIEPHLPRGRRGARRVDDHRVISGIIHMLQSGARWRDCPAEYGPYTTVYNRFNRWSRQGIWHDIFKALTGHSGIYSSAAIDSTSVKAHRSAAGAKGGPFVQSIGRSRGGRTTKIHGLVDDQGRPRVLLLSAGNTNDITMAHALIEAAGPFRKLLADRGYDADHLRKRLAERSAEAVIPTTTSRKRPIPYDVVAYRQRNTVERLWSRLKDYRRVATRYDKLAANYLSGVLIAATVCYWAK, from the exons ATGCGGAAGCTCTATTGGCTGGATGACGAAGCGTGGGCACGGATCGAGCCCCATCTGCCTCGCGGTCGTCGCGGCGCGCGACGAGTGGATGATCACCGTGTGATCTCCGGAATCATCCATATGCTTCAATCGGGTGCGCGCTGGCGTGACTGCCCGGCCGAGTACGGGCCGTACACGACAGTCTACAACCGGTTCAACCGCTGGAGCCGCCAAGGCATCTGGCACGACATCTTCAAGGCCCTGACCGGCCACAGCGGCATCTACTCCAGCGCCGCCATCGACTCGACCTCGGTCAAGGCCCACCGCTCGGCGGCGGGCGCTAAAGGGGGGCCTT TCGTCCAGAGCATAGGCCGGTCGCGAGGAGGTCGGACGACCAAGATCCACGGGCTGGTGGATGATCAGGGACGGCCTCGCGTGCTGCTGCTCAGCGCCGGCAACACCAACGACATCACCATGGCCCACGCCCTGATCGAGGCCGCCGGGCCGTTCCGCAAGCTGCTGGCTGATCGGGGCTATGATGCCGACCACCTCAGGAAGCGCCTGGCCGAGCGAAGCGCCGAGGCCGTCATCCCGACCACAACATCGCGAAAACGACCCATCCCCTATGACGTCGTCGCCTATCGCCAGCGCAACACCGTCGAGCGCCTTTGGTCCAGGCTTAAGGACTATCGCCGGGTCGCTACCCGATACGACAAGCTCGCAGCAAACTACCTCTCCGGCGTGCTCATCGCCGCGACCGTCTGCTACTGGGCCAAATGA
- a CDS encoding S-type pyocin family protein: protein MRLRINRTAAGVAMASLALLGLAACGNGASAVETRDRAAEVTEARLTAVTGASSDEVATTERSGERTVLTANRRETVDAKMQRLYERNGSDFDATSAEDFLAKVTAFTSQPPSGVETVTRPNGDTLMYQASTNTFAVVARNGSPRTMFKPEDGPAYWAEQKAAAPTFGQRRSTN, encoded by the coding sequence ATGAGGCTCAGGATCAACAGAACGGCTGCGGGCGTCGCCATGGCCAGCCTGGCCTTGCTCGGCCTGGCGGCATGCGGGAACGGCGCGTCGGCGGTCGAGACGCGGGATCGGGCTGCGGAGGTGACCGAGGCAAGGCTGACCGCCGTAACCGGCGCATCGTCGGACGAGGTCGCGACAACCGAACGTTCGGGCGAAAGGACCGTCCTGACCGCCAACCGGCGAGAAACGGTCGATGCCAAGATGCAGCGCCTGTATGAACGCAACGGCAGCGACTTCGACGCGACGTCGGCCGAAGACTTTCTGGCCAAGGTGACCGCCTTCACCAGTCAGCCACCGTCGGGCGTCGAGACGGTGACCCGGCCCAATGGCGACACCCTGATGTACCAGGCCTCGACCAACACCTTCGCTGTGGTCGCAAGGAACGGATCGCCCCGGACCATGTTCAAGCCCGAAGACGGCCCCGCCTACTGGGCCGAGCAGAAGGCGGCTGCGCCGACCTTTGGCCAGCGGCGATCCACGAACTGA
- the coaBC gene encoding bifunctional phosphopantothenoylcysteine decarboxylase/phosphopantothenate--cysteine ligase CoaBC produces MSSLALTDRKILLIVGGGIAAYKALELVRLLKKAGAEVRAILTESGAAFVTPLSLAALTGHPVRTGLFLPDDETTMGHIELSRWADLVVVAPATAGLIGKAANGLADDLASTTLLATDKRVLLAPAMNVRMWLHPAVQANVERLKGFSGFHGMDIVGPDDGEMACGEFGPGRMAEPAAILAAVDRLLAGPDGRALAGRRAVVTAGPTFEPIDPVRGLTNRSSGKQGYAIAAALAARGAAVTLVSGPTGLAVPVGVTRVDVETAMQMQAATVAALPADIAVLSAAVADWRVDTVAGAKIKKAPGGPPTLGLIENPDILAGLAKPGPMRPSLVIGFAAETTDLETNARSKLSRKGCDWIVGNDVSGDVFGADGNTVLLVTRQGAEAWPRLSKVEVAARLADRIADHFASRIESR; encoded by the coding sequence ATGTCCAGCCTGGCCCTGACCGACCGGAAAATCCTGCTGATCGTCGGCGGCGGCATCGCGGCCTACAAGGCGCTGGAGCTGGTGCGGCTGTTGAAGAAGGCCGGGGCCGAGGTGCGCGCGATCCTGACCGAGAGCGGGGCGGCCTTCGTCACCCCCCTGTCGCTGGCGGCCCTGACCGGCCATCCGGTACGGACGGGACTGTTCCTGCCGGACGACGAGACGACCATGGGTCATATCGAGCTGTCGCGCTGGGCCGATCTGGTGGTCGTGGCCCCGGCGACGGCGGGGTTGATCGGCAAGGCGGCGAACGGCCTGGCCGACGACCTGGCCTCCACGACCCTGCTGGCCACCGATAAGCGGGTGCTGCTGGCGCCGGCCATGAATGTACGGATGTGGCTGCACCCGGCGGTGCAGGCCAATGTGGAGCGACTGAAGGGCTTTTCGGGCTTTCACGGCATGGACATCGTGGGGCCGGACGACGGCGAGATGGCCTGCGGAGAGTTCGGGCCGGGGCGGATGGCGGAACCGGCCGCGATCCTGGCCGCCGTGGACCGTCTGCTGGCCGGGCCCGATGGTCGCGCCCTGGCCGGCCGGCGCGCCGTGGTGACGGCCGGGCCGACCTTCGAGCCGATCGACCCGGTGCGCGGCCTGACCAATCGGTCCAGCGGAAAGCAGGGCTATGCGATCGCGGCGGCTCTGGCCGCGCGGGGTGCGGCGGTGACGCTGGTCTCGGGGCCCACCGGCCTGGCCGTGCCGGTGGGCGTGACGCGGGTCGATGTCGAGACGGCGATGCAGATGCAGGCGGCGACGGTCGCCGCCCTTCCGGCCGACATCGCGGTGCTGAGCGCCGCCGTCGCGGACTGGCGGGTGGACACAGTGGCGGGTGCCAAGATCAAGAAGGCCCCGGGCGGCCCGCCGACTCTGGGCCTGATCGAAAATCCCGACATCCTGGCGGGACTGGCCAAGCCGGGGCCGATGCGGCCGTCGCTGGTCATCGGCTTCGCAGCAGAGACGACCGACCTGGAGACCAACGCCCGATCCAAGCTGTCACGCAAGGGCTGCGACTGGATCGTCGGCAACGATGTGTCCGGCGACGTCTTCGGGGCCGACGGCAATACGGTGCTGCTGGTCACGCGCCAGGGCGCCGAGGCCTGGCCGCGCCTGTCCAAGGTCGAGGTCGCCGCGCGCCTGGCTGACCGGATCGCCGACCATTTCGCATCCCGGATCGAGAGCCGCTGA
- the dut gene encoding dUTP diphosphatase: MTTLRILRLPHAEGLALPAYETAGSAGMDLRAAVPEDAPLTLEPGARALVPTGLKIALDPGWEAQIRPRSGLALKHGISAPNTPGTIDSDYRGEVGVILINLGQAPFVIRRGERIAQMVIAAVAQATVVEVETLDDTARGAGGFGSTGR; the protein is encoded by the coding sequence GTGACCACCCTCCGCATCCTTCGCCTGCCCCATGCCGAGGGCCTGGCCCTGCCCGCCTATGAGACGGCCGGATCGGCCGGTATGGACCTGAGAGCTGCGGTGCCGGAGGACGCGCCCCTCACCCTCGAACCGGGCGCGCGGGCCCTGGTGCCCACGGGCCTGAAGATCGCGCTGGACCCGGGCTGGGAGGCGCAGATCCGGCCGCGCTCCGGCCTGGCGCTCAAACATGGCATCAGCGCGCCCAATACGCCGGGGACGATCGACAGCGACTATCGCGGCGAGGTCGGGGTCATTCTGATCAACCTGGGGCAGGCGCCGTTCGTGATCCGGCGCGGCGAGCGGATCGCCCAGATGGTCATTGCCGCTGTGGCCCAGGCGACCGTCGTCGAGGTGGAGACGCTGGACGACACGGCGCGGGGCGCGGGTGGCTTCGGCTCGACCGGGCGCTGA